A region from the Saccharomonospora azurea NA-128 genome encodes:
- a CDS encoding type 1 glutamine amidotransferase domain-containing protein, translated as MSVADTLTGRRVAFLVAPEGTEQVELTEPWKAVENAGGRPELISTKSGSIQAFNHLDKADTYTVDRTVAEASADDYDGLVLPGGVANPDILRTDEKAVSFVRDFFAQQKPVAVICHGPWTLIEADVVRGRRLTSWPSLQTDLRNAGAEWVDEEVVVDQGLVSSRNPNDLPAFCSKLVEEIAEGKHAKQAAGA; from the coding sequence ATGAGCGTGGCAGACACACTCACCGGCCGCCGGGTCGCGTTTCTGGTCGCACCCGAGGGAACGGAGCAGGTGGAGCTCACCGAACCGTGGAAGGCCGTCGAGAACGCCGGCGGCAGGCCCGAGCTGATCTCCACGAAGTCGGGAAGCATCCAGGCGTTCAACCACCTGGACAAGGCGGACACGTACACGGTGGACCGCACCGTGGCCGAGGCGTCGGCCGACGACTACGACGGCCTCGTCCTGCCCGGTGGCGTCGCGAATCCCGACATCCTCCGCACAGACGAGAAGGCCGTGAGCTTCGTTCGCGACTTCTTCGCCCAGCAGAAGCCCGTCGCGGTGATCTGTCACGGGCCGTGGACCCTCATCGAGGCCGACGTCGTCCGTGGCCGCCGCCTGACGTCGTGGCCGAGCCTGCAGACCGACCTGCGCAACGCGGGTGCCGAATGGGTCGACGAGGAGGTCGTCGTGGACCAGGGGCTGGTCTCCAGCCGCAACCCGAACGACCTGCCCGCGTTCTGCTCGAAGCTGGTGGAAGAGATCGCTGAGGGCAAGCACGCCAAGCAGGCAGCCGGCGCCTGA
- a CDS encoding DUF72 domain-containing protein: MFYPKGLPQRRELEYLSRRVNTVEINGSFYSLQRPERYRRWRDATPPGFRFAVKGGRFITHMKQLRDVEAALANFFASGVLALDDKLGPVLWQLPPRLSFDAERLAEFFDRLPRTTVAAAELARRHDDKVTFEPHTDVGADRPLHHALEVRHPSFTDPAFPDLLRAHDIALVVADTAGTWPYLEDVTSGLVYVRLHGDVELYASGYTDEALDAWAEKIGRWHAQGHDVWVYFDNDIKVKAPGDAMALAERLGVHHASPGEKT; the protein is encoded by the coding sequence GTGTTCTATCCCAAGGGCCTCCCGCAGCGGCGCGAGCTCGAATACCTGTCCCGGCGGGTGAACACCGTCGAGATCAACGGGTCGTTCTACTCGCTGCAAAGGCCCGAACGGTACCGGCGGTGGCGGGACGCGACCCCGCCCGGCTTCCGCTTCGCCGTCAAGGGCGGGCGGTTCATCACGCACATGAAGCAGCTGCGGGACGTCGAGGCGGCCCTGGCGAACTTCTTCGCCTCCGGCGTGCTCGCGCTCGACGACAAGCTCGGCCCGGTCCTCTGGCAGCTGCCGCCCCGGCTGTCCTTCGACGCAGAGCGCCTCGCCGAGTTCTTCGACCGGCTCCCGCGCACCACCGTCGCCGCGGCGGAGCTGGCCCGCCGGCACGACGACAAGGTGACCTTCGAACCCCACACCGACGTCGGGGCCGACCGGCCCCTGCACCACGCCCTCGAAGTGCGCCACCCCAGCTTCACCGACCCGGCGTTTCCGGACCTGCTCCGCGCCCACGACATCGCGCTCGTCGTCGCCGACACCGCGGGCACCTGGCCGTACCTCGAGGACGTGACCTCCGGCCTCGTCTACGTTCGGCTTCACGGCGACGTCGAGCTCTACGCCAGCGGGTACACCGACGAGGCCCTCGACGCGTGGGCGGAGAAGATCGGTCGCTGGCACGCGCAGGGCCACGACGTCTGGGTGTACTTCGACAACGACATCAAAGTGAAAGCGCCCGGCGACGCCATGGCGCTGGCCGAGAGACTCGGCGTGCACCACGCGTCGCCGGGCGAGAAGACGTGA
- a CDS encoding ABC transporter substrate-binding protein, with translation MEAAVRTQGRVLFVLAVVLLLGSCSFLDETDAPTAPGPETERLSVGVSNAVETAPLRLAVSDGLFRRGGLQVELVELDDDDPIEALTEQRVDVVFAGNVTLFHAAATGTKITLQGEAYVAGTGSMALVTLPGSPYTDPSRLPAPRIAVPTPDGLGALTSRSVLRAAGVDPAAISFEVIPFDGMVEALREGRVDAAWMTEPHLTVAQKEHGALVLADCAHGATEDFPMSAYATTEEFGAAHPRTLALFRDLLAEAQQKGADDGTVRRALPRLADVDEVTASLVSLGTYPQVVHAERLQRVADLMHGSGQLTERLDVGALVPREELP, from the coding sequence ATGGAGGCGGCCGTGCGAACTCAGGGGCGCGTGCTTTTCGTCCTCGCCGTTGTTCTGCTACTCGGTTCCTGCTCGTTCTTGGATGAAACGGACGCGCCGACCGCTCCCGGTCCGGAGACGGAACGCCTGTCGGTGGGTGTGAGCAACGCCGTGGAGACCGCGCCGCTGCGGCTCGCCGTCTCCGACGGCCTGTTCCGTCGCGGCGGCCTGCAGGTCGAGCTGGTCGAACTGGACGACGACGACCCGATCGAGGCGCTGACCGAGCAGCGGGTCGACGTGGTCTTCGCCGGCAACGTCACTCTGTTCCACGCCGCCGCCACGGGCACGAAGATCACCCTTCAGGGCGAGGCGTATGTCGCGGGAACCGGTTCCATGGCGCTCGTGACGCTTCCCGGTTCGCCGTACACCGATCCGAGTCGACTGCCCGCTCCACGAATCGCGGTTCCCACGCCGGACGGTCTCGGCGCGCTCACGTCACGTTCCGTTCTCAGAGCCGCGGGTGTCGACCCCGCGGCGATCAGTTTCGAGGTCATTCCGTTCGACGGAATGGTCGAGGCATTGCGCGAGGGCCGAGTGGATGCGGCCTGGATGACCGAACCCCACCTCACGGTCGCCCAGAAGGAGCACGGTGCCCTCGTCCTCGCCGACTGCGCCCACGGCGCCACCGAGGATTTCCCGATGTCGGCGTACGCGACGACCGAGGAGTTCGGCGCCGCACACCCGCGCACGCTCGCGCTGTTCCGGGACCTCCTCGCCGAAGCTCAGCAGAAGGGCGCCGACGACGGCACCGTCCGCCGGGCACTGCCCCGGCTCGCCGACGTCGACGAGGTCACGGCGTCGCTCGTGTCACTCGGCACCTATCCGCAGGTCGTGCACGCCGAACGCCTCCAACGGGTCGCCGACCTCATGCACGGCTCGGGGCAGCTCACCGAACGCCTCGATGTGGGGGCCTTGGTGCCGAGAGAGGAACTCCCCTGA
- a CDS encoding sensor histidine kinase: MTRRSERPRDGAATAERAGGRWRVRNWRLRTKLVAILLIPAVAVLVLVALRATDDLDRAATFSEGAERIRVETTVAEVVHQLQRERDLTVRHVAGGREGSLDELKEQRERVDAAIGEFDRTLAGSAHALSPETLALFERIGQEFGTLTGLRYAGENTALPSEAVLRSYSDLISDVLGVGEVFVSDAVDRELAGSRLVANALARVKDQLSIRRAVVAQALARGSLTKDVERALVSAEAQLAAAKDDFTTFATPRQRRMYDDTVIGLVVDLGNGIVESVLTRAENGGDLAGLSADEWDRASTYTVNLVKRVQEQLLEDLQERSDALAADARSSAGTDAGVVLGALLLGAILAVVVARSLLRPLRALRSSALDVAEHKLPAAVDDILTEENPTPEHMYTRAVEPVPVHTRDELGEVARAFDAVHGEAVRLAGQQAMLRENVNSMFVNLSRRSQDLVERQLVVLDRMEEHEQDPEILGGLYELDHLATRMRRNSENLLVLAGEDGGRPLPGSVPASEIIGAALSEVEHYQRISVETPPMLSVQGDVASDLIHVIAELFENATAYSPEREMVTVVSSVTRERQWRIEITDRGAGMPETEIRRANTRLAEPPDVDVEVSRRMGLYVVGRLARRHQIEVRLAAAEPRGLTATVLVPAEFVEPDNPESIELPVPSTASASAEVPPASPVSHALGVAANVHVEAVVEADEDDWAGAPQPDEPAELDRLPLLTHSLDEWTLEDDRLVGATVFEPAELPDETPRRTTVELGAQPAWPTEDDDARHPPALEEEVPTDRLPAYQAVLSQWFPETDIPGADEVSWPGEPTGPGEVVDDETDLERTEPTATGAGAIASALADEEDDTVPGPVAPRHGVVDRRGERPPPVNRSPEAVRARMASLQRGVQRGRHAGGD, from the coding sequence GTGACTCGTCGCAGTGAACGTCCTCGGGACGGTGCGGCGACCGCCGAACGTGCCGGTGGCCGATGGCGGGTCCGCAACTGGCGGTTGCGGACCAAGCTGGTCGCGATCCTGCTCATCCCCGCCGTCGCCGTGCTCGTGCTGGTGGCCCTGAGAGCCACCGACGACCTCGACAGGGCGGCGACGTTCAGTGAGGGCGCCGAACGCATCAGGGTCGAGACCACCGTCGCCGAGGTGGTGCACCAGCTCCAGCGGGAGCGCGACCTCACGGTGCGCCACGTCGCCGGTGGTCGTGAGGGCTCGCTCGACGAGCTCAAGGAGCAGCGCGAGCGGGTCGACGCCGCGATCGGGGAGTTCGATCGGACGCTGGCCGGCTCGGCGCACGCGCTGTCACCCGAGACTCTCGCCCTGTTCGAACGCATCGGCCAGGAGTTCGGCACCCTGACCGGGTTGCGGTACGCGGGCGAGAACACGGCGCTGCCGTCGGAGGCGGTGCTCCGCTCGTACAGCGACCTGATCTCGGACGTGCTCGGTGTCGGTGAGGTGTTCGTCTCCGACGCCGTCGACCGCGAACTCGCCGGGAGCCGGCTCGTGGCCAACGCGCTGGCGCGGGTCAAGGACCAGCTGTCGATCAGGCGCGCCGTGGTGGCACAGGCACTGGCGCGCGGCAGTCTCACCAAGGACGTGGAGCGCGCCCTGGTGTCGGCGGAGGCACAGCTCGCCGCGGCGAAGGACGACTTCACCACGTTCGCGACGCCGCGTCAGCGGCGCATGTACGACGACACGGTCATCGGTCTCGTGGTCGACCTGGGCAACGGCATCGTGGAGTCGGTGCTCACCAGGGCCGAGAACGGCGGCGATCTGGCGGGACTGTCGGCCGACGAGTGGGATCGCGCCTCCACCTACACCGTGAACCTGGTCAAGCGCGTGCAGGAGCAACTGCTGGAGGACCTGCAGGAGCGTTCCGACGCGCTCGCGGCCGACGCGCGCAGCTCGGCGGGGACCGACGCCGGGGTGGTGCTGGGGGCGTTGCTGCTCGGGGCCATTCTGGCGGTGGTGGTCGCGCGGTCGCTGCTGCGTCCGTTGAGGGCGTTGCGCAGCAGCGCGCTCGACGTCGCCGAGCACAAGCTGCCCGCGGCGGTCGACGACATCCTCACCGAGGAAAACCCGACGCCCGAGCACATGTACACGCGTGCGGTGGAACCCGTGCCCGTCCACACGCGCGACGAGCTCGGCGAGGTGGCCAGGGCGTTCGACGCCGTCCACGGTGAGGCGGTCCGGCTCGCGGGGCAGCAGGCCATGCTGAGGGAGAACGTCAACTCGATGTTCGTGAACCTCTCGCGGCGCAGTCAGGATCTCGTGGAACGTCAGCTCGTGGTCCTCGACCGCATGGAGGAGCACGAACAGGATCCCGAGATCCTCGGCGGGTTGTACGAGCTCGACCACCTCGCGACCCGGATGCGCCGCAACAGCGAGAACCTGCTCGTGCTGGCGGGCGAGGACGGCGGTCGGCCGCTGCCGGGCTCGGTGCCCGCCTCGGAGATCATCGGCGCCGCGTTGTCCGAAGTGGAGCACTACCAGCGGATCTCGGTGGAGACGCCGCCGATGCTGTCCGTGCAGGGCGACGTGGCGTCCGACCTCATCCACGTCATCGCGGAGCTGTTCGAGAACGCCACCGCGTACTCGCCGGAGCGCGAGATGGTGACGGTGGTGAGTTCGGTGACGCGCGAGCGGCAGTGGCGCATCGAGATCACCGACCGGGGCGCGGGGATGCCGGAGACGGAGATCCGCAGGGCCAACACCCGGCTCGCCGAACCGCCCGACGTGGACGTCGAGGTGTCGCGCCGGATGGGGCTCTACGTGGTCGGCAGGCTCGCCCGGCGGCATCAGATCGAGGTGCGGTTGGCGGCGGCCGAGCCGCGCGGGCTCACGGCGACCGTGCTCGTGCCCGCCGAGTTCGTCGAGCCCGACAATCCCGAGTCGATCGAGTTGCCCGTGCCGTCGACGGCGTCGGCCTCGGCCGAGGTGCCGCCGGCTTCTCCGGTGTCCCACGCCCTCGGCGTCGCCGCCAACGTCCACGTCGAGGCCGTGGTCGAGGCCGACGAGGACGACTGGGCCGGCGCACCGCAACCGGACGAACCGGCCGAACTGGACAGACTGCCGCTGCTGACGCACTCGCTCGACGAGTGGACCCTCGAGGACGACCGGTTGGTCGGCGCCACCGTGTTCGAGCCGGCCGAACTACCCGACGAGACACCGCGCCGCACGACCGTCGAACTGGGAGCCCAGCCCGCCTGGCCGACGGAGGACGACGACGCCCGGCATCCTCCCGCACTGGAGGAGGAGGTCCCGACCGACCGGTTGCCCGCCTACCAGGCCGTGCTGTCGCAGTGGTTCCCCGAGACGGACATCCCGGGCGCCGACGAGGTCAGCTGGCCCGGCGAGCCGACGGGACCGGGCGAGGTCGTCGACGACGAGACGGATCTCGAACGCACCGAACCCACCGCGACGGGTGCCGGGGCGATCGCGTCGGCGTTGGCCGACGAAGAGGACGACACCGTGCCCGGGCCGGTCGCGCCCCGACACGGTGTCGTCGATCGTCGTGGTGAACGCCCACCACCCGTGAACCGCTCGCCCGAGGCGGTGCGGGCACGTATGGCGAGCCTGCAGCGTGGCGTCCAGCGGGGCCGTCACGCGGGCGGCGACTGA
- a CDS encoding DNA repair helicase XPB translates to MTDGPLIVQSDKTVLLEVDHDLADDARIAIAPFAELERAPEHVHTYRITPLALWNARAAGHDAEQVVDALTTYSRFPVPQPLLIDVVDTMGRFGRLQIQNHPAHGLVMTTTDRAVLEEILRHKKISPMLGARIDPDTVVVHPSERGRLKQALLKVGWPAEDVAGYVDGESHPIALEENGWALRDYQRQAAETFWAGGSGVVVLPCGAGKTLVGAAAMAQAEATTLILVTNTVAGRQWKRELVERTSLTEDEIGEYSGEKKEIRPVTIATYQVITRRTKGEYKHLELFDSRDWGLVIYDEVHLLPAPVFRMTADLQSRRRLGLTATLVREDGREGDVFSLIGPKRYDVPWRDIEAQGWIAPAECVEVRVTLTDAERLGYATAEADERYRLASTARTKIGVVKSIVERHAGEPTLVIGAYLDQLEELGAELNAPVVQGSTKNKEREALFDAFRRGEIDKLVVSKVANFSIDLPEASVAIQMSGTFGSRQEEAQRLGRLLRPKGDGRQAHFYSVVSRDTVDTDYAAHRQRFLAEQGYAYHIVDADDLLRPL, encoded by the coding sequence GTGACTGATGGCCCCCTGATCGTCCAGTCGGACAAAACGGTGCTGCTGGAGGTCGACCACGACCTCGCCGACGACGCACGCATCGCCATCGCGCCGTTCGCCGAACTCGAACGCGCACCCGAGCACGTCCACACGTACCGCATCACTCCGCTGGCGCTCTGGAACGCGCGCGCCGCGGGCCACGACGCCGAACAGGTCGTCGACGCCCTCACCACGTACTCCCGCTTCCCCGTGCCGCAGCCGTTGCTGATCGACGTCGTCGACACCATGGGCCGATTCGGCAGGCTGCAGATCCAGAACCATCCCGCGCACGGCCTCGTCATGACCACCACCGACCGCGCCGTGCTCGAGGAGATCCTGCGGCACAAGAAGATCAGCCCGATGCTCGGCGCGCGCATCGACCCCGACACCGTCGTGGTGCACCCGTCGGAGCGGGGCAGGCTCAAGCAGGCGCTGCTGAAGGTCGGCTGGCCCGCCGAGGACGTCGCCGGGTACGTCGACGGCGAGTCGCACCCGATCGCCCTGGAGGAGAACGGCTGGGCGTTGCGCGACTACCAGCGCCAGGCCGCCGAGACCTTCTGGGCAGGTGGCTCGGGTGTCGTCGTGCTCCCCTGCGGCGCGGGCAAGACGCTGGTCGGCGCGGCGGCCATGGCCCAGGCGGAGGCCACGACGCTGATCCTCGTCACCAACACCGTGGCGGGCAGGCAGTGGAAGCGCGAGCTCGTGGAACGCACCTCGCTCACCGAGGACGAGATCGGCGAGTACTCCGGTGAGAAGAAGGAGATCCGCCCCGTCACCATCGCCACCTACCAGGTCATCACGCGCCGCACCAAGGGCGAGTACAAGCACCTGGAGCTGTTCGACTCGCGGGACTGGGGGCTCGTCATCTACGACGAGGTGCACCTGCTGCCCGCACCCGTGTTCCGCATGACGGCCGACCTGCAGTCACGGCGGCGCCTCGGCCTCACCGCAACCCTGGTGCGGGAGGACGGCCGGGAGGGCGACGTGTTCTCCCTCATCGGCCCGAAGCGCTACGACGTCCCGTGGCGCGACATCGAGGCGCAGGGCTGGATCGCGCCCGCCGAGTGCGTCGAGGTCCGGGTCACCCTGACCGACGCCGAGCGACTCGGCTACGCCACCGCGGAGGCCGACGAGCGCTACCGCCTCGCCTCCACCGCACGCACCAAGATCGGCGTGGTCAAGTCGATCGTCGAACGGCACGCGGGTGAACCGACACTGGTCATCGGCGCCTACCTCGACCAGCTGGAGGAACTCGGCGCCGAACTGAACGCACCGGTGGTGCAGGGCTCGACGAAGAACAAGGAACGCGAGGCCCTGTTCGACGCCTTCCGCAGGGGCGAGATCGACAAGCTCGTGGTCTCGAAGGTCGCGAACTTCTCCATCGACCTGCCCGAGGCGTCCGTGGCCATCCAGATGTCGGGCACGTTCGGCTCCCGCCAGGAGGAGGCACAGCGCCTCGGCAGGCTCCTGCGACCGAAGGGCGACGGGCGCCAGGCCCACTTCTACTCCGTGGTCTCGCGCGACACGGTCGACACCGACTACGCCGCCCACCGGCAGCGGTTCCTCGCCGAGCAGGGCTACGCCTACCACATCGTCGACGCCGACGACCTGCTGCGACCGCTGTGA